Proteins encoded within one genomic window of Bacteroides sedimenti:
- a CDS encoding glycoside hydrolase family 2 protein encodes MNRFFFILSAFLCAFLLTPPVQGREVLSFNTDWQFKKGPFSSEAMQAAQKWNSGWEKVEIPHTWNAKDMQVRINDFYEGVGYYRKTYFFPDTLQGKRAFLRFEGVGACSEVYVNGNLVGTHKGGYSAFACEIGTAIKPGANNEIIVKVDNTARPDVIPVNHGLFGVYGGIYRPVWLIITEKNNITVTDCASSGVYITQKNVSKQQADITVKVKLDNATLQPVSLKLENTIYNQVGKKVSSDTKSFDLTPQGSQTYFSTFTMKQPHLWQGRKDPYLYKVVSRLIKDGKVIDEVTQPLGVRKYEIVAGKGFYLNGERYPMYGVTRHQDWWGLGSALKNENHDSDLAMIMDVGATTVRFAHYQQSEYLYSRCDSLGLIIWAEIPFVNRVTGKEAENAQTQLREMIRQSFNHPSIYVWGLHNEVYQPHEYTSSLTQSLHDLAKTEDPDRFTVSVNGYGHAEHPVNMNADIQGMNRYFGWYEKKIGDIKPWVEGLEKEYPYQKLMLSEYGADASTAQQTEYLDEYSTGGDSFCPETFQTKMHEYQWSVIASHPYIIASYLWNMFDFAVPSWTRAGIPARNLKGLVTFDRKIKKDSYFWYKANWSKEPVLYLTQRRNTNREKQVTSITVYSNVGTPKVYLNGKELTGIKQGYTPVHYIFYKVTLANGKNTLKAVSVKNGKSYEDIIEWNYTGEKKRGDDATENVEEHAGF; translated from the coding sequence ATGAATAGATTTTTTTTTATATTATCAGCTTTTCTTTGTGCCTTTTTACTGACACCTCCTGTACAAGGTCGAGAGGTTCTTTCTTTCAACACTGATTGGCAGTTTAAGAAGGGGCCATTTTCGTCAGAGGCTATGCAAGCAGCTCAAAAATGGAATTCCGGATGGGAAAAAGTGGAAATACCTCATACTTGGAATGCAAAGGATATGCAGGTAAGAATCAACGACTTTTACGAAGGAGTGGGCTATTATAGGAAAACATATTTCTTTCCCGATACACTTCAGGGGAAGCGAGCTTTTCTTCGCTTTGAAGGAGTAGGAGCTTGTTCCGAGGTGTATGTAAACGGAAATTTAGTGGGGACTCATAAGGGAGGATATTCTGCTTTTGCTTGTGAGATAGGAACTGCAATAAAGCCGGGGGCTAACAATGAGATCATTGTAAAGGTAGACAATACTGCACGTCCCGATGTGATTCCTGTTAATCATGGGCTGTTTGGAGTATATGGAGGTATTTATCGCCCGGTGTGGCTCATAATAACAGAAAAAAACAATATCACGGTAACCGACTGCGCCTCTTCGGGAGTATACATTACTCAGAAAAATGTATCAAAGCAACAGGCTGATATAACAGTGAAGGTAAAGCTTGACAATGCAACTCTACAGCCGGTCTCCTTAAAGCTGGAAAATACGATTTACAACCAAGTAGGAAAAAAGGTCTCCAGCGATACAAAGTCGTTCGATCTTACACCGCAAGGATCACAGACTTATTTCTCTACTTTCACCATGAAACAACCTCATTTGTGGCAGGGTAGAAAGGACCCTTATCTTTATAAAGTTGTTTCGCGTTTAATAAAAGACGGAAAAGTAATCGATGAAGTAACACAACCTCTGGGTGTAAGAAAATACGAGATTGTTGCTGGTAAAGGGTTTTATCTAAATGGTGAAAGATATCCTATGTATGGGGTCACTCGTCATCAGGACTGGTGGGGACTGGGTAGTGCTTTGAAGAACGAAAACCATGATTCTGACCTTGCCATGATCATGGATGTAGGAGCCACAACTGTTCGATTTGCTCACTATCAACAGTCTGAGTACCTTTATTCTCGTTGCGATAGTTTAGGGCTGATTATTTGGGCTGAAATACCTTTTGTGAACAGGGTAACGGGCAAAGAAGCTGAGAATGCACAGACACAGCTTCGGGAAATGATTCGTCAGAGCTTTAACCATCCTTCCATTTATGTTTGGGGATTGCATAATGAGGTTTATCAACCTCACGAATACACAAGTTCTCTAACACAATCCTTGCACGATTTAGCCAAGACTGAAGATCCTGATCGTTTTACGGTTTCTGTGAATGGATATGGACATGCTGAACATCCCGTAAACATGAATGCTGATATACAAGGCATGAATCGTTATTTTGGTTGGTATGAGAAGAAAATAGGTGATATTAAACCTTGGGTGGAAGGGCTCGAGAAGGAATATCCTTATCAGAAATTGATGCTATCGGAGTATGGAGCGGATGCCAGTACTGCCCAACAAACCGAGTATCTGGATGAGTATTCGACCGGGGGAGACTCATTCTGTCCGGAGACTTTTCAAACAAAGATGCACGAGTATCAATGGAGTGTGATTGCAAGTCATCCTTACATTATAGCCTCTTATTTATGGAATATGTTCGACTTTGCCGTTCCCTCATGGACGCGGGCTGGTATTCCTGCCAGAAATCTAAAAGGCTTGGTTACATTCGACCGAAAAATAAAAAAGGATTCCTATTTCTGGTATAAGGCTAACTGGAGCAAAGAGCCTGTTTTATATCTTACCCAAAGAAGAAATACCAATCGCGAGAAGCAAGTTACATCAATTACAGTTTACTCAAATGTTGGTACGCCTAAGGTCTACTTAAATGGAAAGGAACTGACAGGAATAAAGCAAGGATATACCCCTGTACATTATATATTCTATAAGGTAACGTTAGCCAATGGAAAGAATACACTTAAAGCTGTTTCGGTAAAAAATGGCAAGAGTTACGAAGATATAATTGAATGGAATTATACTGGTGAGAAAAAACGTGGAGATGATGCCACAGAAAATG
- a CDS encoding discoidin domain-containing protein, translated as MKIQLKYRVLSLTTLFCLILGANAQNSMSLAGKWEFKLDPMDMVKIARFTDPMNDFVLLPGTTDSNQKGIKNPCTHYSRLSRNYEYCGLAWYKKEVIVPEEWHQKTIELSLERVLWKSCIYIDGVYLSAYESFSTPHTYNLSNVLTPGKHTITLGVDNRIPVGFNRWCHAYTDFTQTDWNGVIGHMELKAYDQIRIKNLEVYPNVTNKTAKVVCEVYNVTCKNFNGNIVFNAKVRNSGKNHAIKQFTLPVSGNDSIVTATTIIPMGDKVQLWDEFTPALYKLTAGLSAKTADGKLYSDTKEVTFGMREMGYNVHHVTVNGHPVFLRGLVENAVFPITAHPDMTYDGWLRICKIIKSYGFNHIRFHSWCPPEAAFEAADEIGIYLQPELPAAVVVGKDPAIEQIVKEEQNRILKAYGNHPSFALFAVGNELKGDFSYIEALVKHGVETDKRRLYTGSTARAHVDSEQFYESHVSPVGTITTYGAKGPQTDYDLRVAYDGLKVPGIAHEVGQRCVYPNFDEMKKYTGVLSPRNFQIFKDTLTAHGMLDQAKDFFNASGQMTNFLYKESIEALLRTPNCGGFSLLGLNDYPGQGTAFVGILDPFWDSKGITTSERFSESCSQTVPLLLMKKRTYFGDETFNANAEIHHFGANALRNLKTSWDIKTLSDETIASGKFNITNVPVATVASLGTISVPLNTIKVQQKLIVTIYAGTGVKNSWEIWVYPRLKEEAASNKFIVSKTLDKETIAVLENGGNVLLLPDVKQLNGYGSEFQNMFWSPIMFQWEPMSMGTLVKDKHPIFKEFATEYYTNWQWWEIVSGSKVLNLEGTSNDFRPLVQVIDNYARCKKQGILFEAKVGKGKLIMTSIDFEKDKDKLPASQQLLYSIKKYMASEDFNPKSTISVSFLEKMFKKPSIMIGAKVLSTSSNERGSEGDKTIDGDLRSSWNSSYGDPKNMMQTNRQEVADYPHEIQIELNGISDFKGFVYYPDRADDKGRILEYAFYISADGKNWGTPIAKGFFKRGGEPQSIVFDKVQRSQYIRLVGLSGFDRSTRACVTELTLIPSN; from the coding sequence ATGAAAATACAACTGAAATACCGGGTTTTATCTTTAACAACTCTTTTTTGCCTGATACTCGGAGCGAATGCTCAAAATTCCATGTCGCTTGCCGGAAAATGGGAATTTAAATTAGACCCGATGGATATGGTGAAAATTGCCAGATTTACTGATCCGATGAATGATTTTGTACTCTTACCAGGTACAACGGACAGCAACCAAAAAGGGATTAAGAACCCGTGTACTCATTATAGCCGCTTGTCTCGTAACTACGAGTATTGTGGCTTGGCATGGTATAAAAAAGAGGTGATAGTTCCTGAAGAATGGCACCAAAAAACAATTGAACTGTCACTTGAACGTGTTCTATGGAAGTCATGCATATATATCGATGGAGTGTATCTATCTGCTTATGAAAGTTTCTCTACACCACACACCTATAATTTGAGTAACGTTTTAACACCTGGAAAGCATACTATTACGCTGGGTGTTGATAATAGAATTCCTGTTGGATTCAATAGATGGTGCCACGCATACACTGATTTTACTCAAACCGACTGGAATGGAGTTATCGGTCATATGGAATTGAAAGCTTACGATCAAATACGAATCAAAAACCTCGAAGTTTATCCCAATGTAACCAATAAAACTGCTAAGGTTGTTTGTGAGGTATACAATGTTACTTGTAAGAACTTTAATGGAAATATTGTTTTTAATGCCAAAGTGAGAAACTCAGGCAAGAATCATGCAATAAAACAATTCACACTTCCTGTTTCGGGAAATGACTCCATCGTTACGGCTACAACCATTATCCCTATGGGCGACAAAGTGCAACTTTGGGACGAATTCACGCCTGCTTTATATAAACTGACTGCCGGTCTTTCTGCAAAAACTGCGGATGGAAAATTATATTCGGATACCAAGGAAGTTACTTTTGGGATGCGTGAGATGGGATACAATGTACACCATGTTACAGTCAATGGACATCCTGTATTTTTAAGAGGTCTTGTTGAAAATGCTGTTTTCCCAATTACAGCTCATCCAGATATGACTTATGACGGTTGGTTGCGTATCTGTAAAATAATTAAATCTTATGGATTTAACCATATCCGTTTTCACTCTTGGTGCCCTCCCGAAGCAGCCTTTGAAGCTGCAGATGAAATTGGCATCTATCTACAACCAGAACTACCAGCAGCAGTCGTTGTTGGAAAAGATCCTGCAATAGAGCAAATTGTTAAGGAGGAACAGAATCGCATTCTTAAAGCTTATGGAAATCATCCGTCGTTTGCCCTTTTTGCTGTGGGAAATGAATTGAAAGGTGATTTCAGCTACATTGAAGCACTTGTTAAACATGGTGTAGAAACCGACAAACGTCGCCTATATACAGGTTCTACTGCCAGAGCCCATGTGGATAGTGAACAGTTTTATGAATCGCATGTTTCTCCTGTGGGAACGATTACTACTTACGGTGCAAAAGGACCTCAGACTGATTACGATTTGCGTGTAGCTTATGACGGGCTCAAAGTGCCAGGCATAGCTCACGAAGTAGGTCAACGATGCGTGTATCCCAATTTTGATGAAATGAAGAAATACACGGGTGTGCTTTCACCCCGAAATTTTCAGATTTTCAAGGACACCCTTACTGCACATGGCATGCTTGATCAGGCGAAAGATTTTTTCAACGCATCGGGACAAATGACCAACTTCCTGTATAAAGAGAGTATAGAAGCTCTACTTCGTACTCCAAATTGTGGTGGTTTTTCTCTTCTTGGTTTAAACGATTATCCAGGACAAGGAACCGCATTTGTTGGCATCTTGGATCCTTTCTGGGATTCTAAAGGGATTACAACATCCGAAAGATTCAGCGAATCTTGTTCTCAAACAGTTCCACTGCTATTGATGAAAAAACGTACATACTTTGGAGACGAAACTTTTAATGCCAATGCAGAGATCCACCATTTTGGAGCCAATGCGCTTCGCAATCTTAAGACATCGTGGGATATAAAGACACTATCAGATGAGACAATAGCATCTGGAAAGTTTAATATAACAAATGTTCCAGTAGCGACGGTTGCATCTTTGGGAACTATTTCTGTTCCGTTAAATACGATAAAGGTTCAGCAAAAACTCATTGTTACAATCTATGCCGGGACAGGAGTTAAAAATTCATGGGAAATCTGGGTGTACCCTCGATTGAAAGAAGAGGCTGCATCCAATAAATTCATTGTTTCCAAAACACTTGATAAAGAAACAATCGCAGTGCTGGAAAACGGGGGGAATGTACTTCTGCTTCCCGATGTTAAACAGCTGAATGGTTATGGAAGTGAATTCCAAAATATGTTCTGGAGTCCAATCATGTTTCAATGGGAACCAATGTCGATGGGCACCTTGGTAAAAGACAAGCATCCTATATTCAAGGAGTTTGCGACTGAATACTATACTAATTGGCAATGGTGGGAAATTGTTTCTGGTTCAAAAGTTTTAAATCTAGAAGGAACATCCAATGATTTCAGGCCATTGGTGCAAGTGATTGATAATTATGCCAGGTGCAAAAAACAGGGTATCCTTTTTGAAGCGAAAGTTGGGAAAGGTAAACTTATAATGACTTCGATCGATTTTGAAAAGGATAAGGATAAGTTGCCTGCAAGCCAACAATTGCTTTATAGTATCAAGAAATATATGGCAAGTGAGGATTTTAATCCGAAATCAACGATTTCAGTTTCGTTTCTGGAGAAAATGTTTAAGAAGCCATCCATAATGATTGGGGCCAAAGTTCTTTCTACCAGTAGTAACGAGAGAGGTAGTGAAGGGGATAAAACCATTGACGGTGATCTCCGATCATCCTGGAATTCGTCTTACGGCGATCCTAAAAATATGATGCAGACTAACAGGCAAGAAGTTGCGGATTACCCTCATGAAATACAGATAGAACTGAACGGGATCAGTGATTTTAAAGGATTTGTGTACTATCCGGACCGAGCAGATGATAAAGGCAGGATCCTGGAATATGCTTTTTATATAAGTGCAGATGGTAAAAATTGGGGAACACCTATAGCGAAAGGATTTTTCAAGAGAGGAGGCGAACCTCAAAGCATTGTATTTGACAAAGTACAAAGATCCCAATACATTCGTCTTGTTGGATTGAGCGGGTTTGATAGAAGCACTCGTGCTTGTGTGACTGAGTTAACGTTAATTCCTTCAAATTAA
- a CDS encoding RagB/SusD family nutrient uptake outer membrane protein, translating to MKKFKSKSIYSLLLIALFSTSCDDGFLDKKPLDKLSNDSFWTSENDVVLGLNACYPVDNYWNTFWFDGLSDNAFSQFAWDGIQNIGNGTADPVMTAQSDARNEWDFKKIRICNNFLENIDRVTLSDAKAKEYKGQARFIRAYEYFWRSQIYGDFPLVTKTLGVKESFVPRNLKSEVVDFILSELNEISAPGYLPLSYSGDDKGRITRGAALALKARVELYNKKYAEAATSAKAVMDLNLYELFPDYEKLFWEESESKNKEAILEQQFSMVKDDYKNWMEQSIGSRSAGGWSSVAPVQSLVDAYECTDGKRISESPLYNPEQPYQNRDPRLKASIICPGDTWQGVYDPYSKNSSDNYKLNNASPTCYQIRKYMNPSESTNDGSGANVMCIRFAEVLLTYAEARIELGSIDQTVLDAINSIRARAYGVTLGETTKYPAITTFNQEELRTIVRNERRVELALEGLRWYDIQRWEIGPQVMPGTVYGARLGTVDENGNLIFTSPDHLILEQRSFDPAKNYLWPVPQKERDVNPKITQNPGY from the coding sequence ATGAAAAAGTTTAAATCAAAATCAATATATAGTTTACTATTGATCGCATTGTTTTCCACATCCTGTGATGATGGTTTTCTGGATAAAAAACCACTGGATAAACTGTCTAATGATTCATTCTGGACGAGTGAAAATGATGTTGTACTTGGTCTGAATGCTTGTTACCCGGTAGATAATTACTGGAATACATTCTGGTTTGATGGTTTGTCGGACAATGCCTTTTCACAATTTGCCTGGGATGGAATTCAAAACATAGGCAATGGAACTGCAGACCCTGTAATGACAGCTCAATCTGATGCCCGTAATGAATGGGACTTTAAGAAAATTCGTATCTGTAACAATTTTCTTGAAAATATTGACCGTGTAACTTTGAGTGATGCCAAAGCAAAAGAGTACAAAGGACAGGCTAGGTTTATCAGAGCCTACGAATATTTCTGGAGGTCTCAGATATATGGTGATTTTCCATTGGTTACAAAAACGTTGGGAGTTAAAGAGAGTTTTGTTCCAAGAAATCTAAAATCTGAAGTTGTTGATTTCATCCTCAGTGAACTGAATGAAATATCAGCTCCAGGGTATTTACCTCTGAGTTATTCAGGTGATGACAAAGGACGCATAACACGAGGTGCTGCATTGGCATTAAAAGCCAGAGTTGAACTGTACAATAAAAAATATGCAGAGGCTGCAACTTCAGCAAAAGCTGTAATGGATCTTAACCTATATGAACTATTCCCTGATTATGAAAAACTGTTTTGGGAGGAAAGCGAAAGTAAGAATAAAGAAGCAATTCTGGAGCAACAATTCTCAATGGTAAAAGACGACTATAAGAACTGGATGGAACAATCTATCGGGTCGCGTAGTGCCGGTGGTTGGTCATCGGTTGCTCCTGTTCAAAGCCTGGTTGATGCTTACGAATGTACTGATGGTAAAAGAATAAGTGAGTCTCCTCTTTATAACCCTGAGCAACCATATCAGAACAGAGACCCTCGTCTTAAGGCCAGTATAATATGTCCGGGAGATACCTGGCAAGGGGTTTATGATCCATACTCTAAAAACAGTTCAGACAACTATAAGCTAAATAATGCTTCACCAACCTGTTACCAGATACGGAAATACATGAATCCTAGTGAATCTACCAATGACGGCTCCGGAGCCAATGTTATGTGCATCCGTTTCGCTGAAGTTTTACTAACTTATGCCGAAGCTAGAATTGAACTTGGAAGTATTGATCAGACTGTTCTTGATGCCATTAACTCAATCAGAGCGAGAGCGTATGGTGTAACTTTGGGTGAAACGACTAAATATCCTGCAATAACTACATTCAATCAAGAGGAGCTAAGAACAATTGTTCGTAATGAACGTAGGGTTGAACTAGCACTTGAAGGATTGAGGTGGTATGACATTCAACGTTGGGAAATTGGACCTCAAGTAATGCCAGGTACAGTATATGGTGCCCGATTGGGAACTGTCGATGAAAATGGAAATCTGATATTCACTTCTCCCGACCATTTGATTCTTGAACAAAGATCATTTGATCCGGCCAAGAATTATTTATGGCCTGTTCCTCAAAAAGAGAGAGACGTGAATCCAAAGATTACTCAAAATCCAGGTTATTAA
- a CDS encoding TonB-dependent receptor yields MRNVPLEQVLNVIETKTDYHFLYNQQLVNVKQKVTITSNKQDLLQILNELFKGTDLNYNINGKQIVLSKKEKRTPLGTRNRIYGVVTDKNGETIIGASIVEKGTNNATATDIDGKFELDLSDKSVLKISCVGYSPVEIKVGDNKKLAVTLAESSQVLNEVVVVGYGTQKKVNLTGSIETVTAKDLENRPSTTISSALQGKMAGVTIVQKTGQPGSDGGSIYVRGRGTLNSTSPLVIVDGVPGSMDAIPPSDIESITVLKDAASAAIYGSKAANGVILIVTKKGENRAMKVTYNTYIGTQTPTSLPKILGSPDYAVLLNEALVNEHKSPKYTAEQIQKFKDGSDPNHYPNTDWFDLLLSRNGFQQNHFLKMDGGTDKTTYYMSFDYLDQSGNIKNTNFDRYTFRANIESQVYKRLKLGANLSYRYSDKIEPAQPYYDSFGYFYSEAEKDPPTIVGRYDDGTSGYYRNGGLAAWIDAGAFSKDNVKDLNGIFTADLTLAKGLTLKGVAAIRHYTSVYNRFIKEIKYYNYDTKALIKISGPNKETDNSQNMSDVNLQALLNYEKSFGEHNIHALAGYSQEAYRLDYLGAERTNFVNNSIGEINGGSEKTMTNSGYATEYAMRSYFGRLNYDYKSKYLLEANLRADGSSRFAKGHRFGYFPSFSAGWRVSEESFMKELDWISNLKIRASYGTTGNNEVGNYPTRSSLESTSIVMNEGIVDAIYQKYAANTDIKWETTKTKDLGLDVSVLDNHLSASVDYFDRRTDDILMSLPLPGTFGLEPPKQNAGSIGVTGWEYLVSYQNKLGDFKYSISGNASFTKEKILDLKGTGPYISGNTIQQVGSPVRAFFGYECTGIFRTNEELTSHAKQDANTGLGDLIYKDQLTEDTNNDGIPDVGDGVINEKDRVIIGNDVPSVTYGFNLTADYKGWGVSAFFQGVNDVSAYMSSLNRATDESFKEQHLDRWSAENPDGSFPRNLYSWSQNKKPSSFWIRDASYLRLKNLQVSYTFPQSIVKKLKVDFLQLYFSGQNLLTFTSLLDGYDPENAGAGYYPQVKTLSLGLNVRF; encoded by the coding sequence ATGAGAAATGTTCCCTTGGAACAAGTGTTGAATGTTATTGAAACAAAAACAGATTACCATTTTTTGTATAATCAACAATTGGTAAACGTAAAACAAAAAGTAACTATAACTAGTAATAAACAAGATCTATTACAAATCTTGAATGAATTATTTAAAGGTACAGATTTGAATTATAACATTAATGGAAAACAAATTGTACTGAGTAAAAAAGAAAAAAGGACTCCATTAGGAACACGTAATAGAATATATGGTGTTGTAACTGATAAGAATGGTGAAACAATTATTGGTGCCTCAATAGTTGAAAAAGGAACAAATAATGCGACAGCTACAGATATAGATGGAAAATTTGAACTTGATCTTTCTGATAAGTCGGTTTTAAAGATTTCGTGTGTTGGTTATTCCCCTGTTGAAATAAAAGTCGGTGATAATAAAAAACTAGCAGTTACATTAGCAGAATCGTCTCAAGTATTGAATGAGGTTGTTGTTGTTGGATATGGCACTCAGAAAAAAGTAAACCTCACTGGTTCAATTGAGACTGTAACTGCTAAAGATTTGGAAAATAGGCCTTCAACAACGATCTCTTCGGCCCTTCAAGGGAAAATGGCCGGAGTTACAATCGTTCAAAAGACGGGACAGCCTGGCTCAGATGGTGGTTCAATCTATGTTCGTGGACGCGGAACCCTTAATAGCACAAGCCCCCTTGTTATAGTTGATGGAGTTCCTGGAAGTATGGATGCAATTCCTCCTTCCGACATTGAAAGTATCACAGTACTGAAAGATGCGGCTTCGGCAGCAATTTATGGTTCTAAAGCGGCTAATGGTGTAATCTTAATAGTTACCAAGAAAGGCGAAAACCGTGCCATGAAGGTTACCTACAATACCTATATTGGAACGCAAACCCCAACTAGCCTCCCTAAAATTCTGGGTTCACCGGATTATGCGGTATTGTTGAATGAAGCGTTGGTTAATGAACATAAAAGCCCGAAATACACTGCTGAACAAATACAGAAATTTAAAGACGGCAGCGATCCAAACCATTATCCCAATACCGATTGGTTCGATCTTCTGTTATCAAGAAATGGATTCCAACAGAACCATTTTCTAAAGATGGATGGTGGAACAGATAAAACAACCTATTACATGTCATTCGATTATCTTGATCAGTCGGGAAATATTAAGAATACCAATTTTGACAGATACACATTCAGAGCAAACATTGAAAGTCAGGTATACAAACGTCTTAAACTTGGGGCCAACCTTTCATATCGCTATTCAGACAAAATAGAACCAGCACAACCTTATTATGATTCATTTGGGTATTTTTACTCTGAAGCTGAAAAAGACCCACCAACAATTGTTGGCAGATACGACGATGGAACATCTGGGTATTACCGAAATGGCGGATTGGCAGCCTGGATTGATGCAGGTGCATTTTCCAAAGACAATGTTAAAGATTTAAACGGGATTTTTACCGCAGATCTTACATTGGCAAAAGGGCTAACATTAAAAGGTGTAGCTGCTATCCGTCATTATACAAGTGTTTACAACCGTTTTATTAAGGAAATTAAATACTACAACTACGATACAAAAGCGTTAATTAAGATTTCAGGACCAAATAAAGAGACAGACAATTCACAAAACATGTCCGATGTCAATTTACAGGCACTCTTAAATTATGAAAAGTCATTCGGAGAGCATAATATCCATGCTTTGGCAGGATATTCTCAGGAAGCATATCGTCTTGATTATCTTGGGGCAGAACGAACTAATTTCGTGAATAATTCTATCGGCGAAATTAATGGTGGGTCAGAAAAAACGATGACTAATAGCGGTTATGCTACTGAATATGCTATGCGTTCATATTTTGGTCGTCTAAATTATGATTATAAGAGTAAATATCTGCTTGAAGCAAACCTTCGTGCCGATGGTTCCTCTCGTTTTGCAAAAGGGCATCGATTTGGCTATTTCCCTTCTTTCTCGGCAGGATGGCGTGTGTCTGAAGAGAGCTTTATGAAGGAGCTTGATTGGATTTCTAACTTAAAGATTAGAGCGTCCTATGGTACTACTGGTAATAATGAAGTTGGTAATTACCCCACGCGTTCCTCTTTAGAGTCGACAAGTATTGTAATGAACGAAGGGATTGTGGATGCTATCTATCAAAAATATGCTGCAAATACGGATATTAAATGGGAAACAACAAAAACTAAGGATTTGGGATTAGATGTTTCTGTTCTTGATAATCATTTATCTGCGTCGGTTGATTATTTTGATCGCCGAACCGATGATATCCTTATGAGTTTGCCGCTTCCTGGTACTTTTGGCTTGGAACCTCCTAAACAAAATGCTGGTTCTATCGGAGTTACCGGTTGGGAATATCTGGTAAGCTATCAGAATAAATTGGGAGATTTTAAATATTCTATCAGCGGCAATGCCTCCTTCACTAAAGAAAAAATTCTTGATTTAAAAGGTACCGGACCTTATATCAGCGGTAATACAATCCAGCAAGTCGGATCTCCTGTGAGAGCCTTTTTCGGATATGAGTGTACCGGGATTTTTAGGACGAATGAAGAGTTGACCAGTCATGCTAAACAAGATGCTAATACCGGCTTAGGTGATTTAATCTATAAGGATCAATTGACTGAGGATACAAACAATGACGGAATTCCAGACGTTGGAGATGGTGTTATTAACGAAAAAGACCGTGTTATTATTGGAAATGATGTACCTAGTGTTACCTATGGTTTTAACCTTACTGCTGATTATAAAGGATGGGGTGTTAGTGCCTTTTTCCAGGGAGTTAATGATGTAAGTGCTTATATGAGCAGTTTAAACAGGGCAACAGACGAGAGTTTCAAAGAACAGCATTTGGATAGATGGTCTGCCGAAAATCCGGATGGTTCATTCCCAAGAAACTTGTATAGCTGGTCTCAAAATAAAAAGCCATCTTCATTTTGGATTAGAGATGCCTCTTATTTGCGACTGAAAAATCTTCAGGTTAGCTACACATTCCCTCAATCTATAGTAAAGAAGTTGAAAGTAGATTTCTTACAACTTTATTTTAGCGGCCAGAATCTTCTGACATTTACGTCATTACTCGATGGATATGACCCGGAAAATGCAGGTGCAGGATATTATCCTCAAGTAAAGACTCTTTCACTTGGCCTCAATGTAAGGTTCTAA
- a CDS encoding FecR family protein, protein MQVNNNIDILIAKHFSEELTIDEENMLTSWLNEDVNNIAYFNQLRNIWQVSYPSFNPETIDVAKAEKKIMKTIKVKRWTQMPAVVWWQRIAAIIILPLFLLMAYLINKEKNLTAEVVYQEIFSPFGVRSQVNLPDGSKVWLNSGSRLKYPVVFKSGIRDVYLSGEAYFEVHSDKNNPFMVKTANLAVKATGTAFNVEAYSTDSVIAVTLVHGKVNVELNNDRNIALVPNQRLSYNNKSNSYNLAKVDTYKWCTWRNGILVFRNDPLDYVFKKIGQMYNVDILVKDTQIASQPYRATFEGESLEEILRLMKMTAPIRYRRTERFKTKNGEFSKEKIEVYKQKINEL, encoded by the coding sequence ATGCAAGTAAATAATAATATAGATATATTGATAGCCAAGCATTTTTCGGAGGAGTTGACTATTGATGAAGAAAACATGTTGACATCTTGGTTGAATGAAGATGTCAATAATATCGCATATTTTAATCAGTTGAGAAATATTTGGCAGGTTTCTTATCCTTCATTCAACCCAGAAACAATAGATGTTGCCAAAGCTGAGAAAAAAATAATGAAGACAATTAAGGTCAAGAGATGGACCCAGATGCCTGCTGTAGTATGGTGGCAGAGAATAGCTGCAATTATTATATTACCATTGTTTCTATTGATGGCATATTTGATTAACAAAGAAAAGAATTTAACTGCAGAAGTTGTTTATCAAGAAATCTTTTCCCCTTTTGGAGTACGTTCTCAAGTTAATTTGCCTGATGGTTCAAAAGTTTGGCTCAATTCCGGGAGTCGTTTAAAGTATCCAGTTGTCTTCAAATCAGGAATCCGTGATGTGTATTTATCGGGAGAGGCCTATTTTGAGGTTCATTCTGATAAAAACAATCCTTTTATGGTTAAGACTGCTAATCTGGCTGTGAAAGCAACTGGTACGGCTTTTAATGTTGAAGCATATTCCACAGATTCTGTGATTGCAGTGACACTTGTGCATGGAAAAGTAAATGTTGAATTAAATAATGATAGAAACATAGCATTAGTACCCAATCAACGTCTCAGTTACAATAATAAATCTAATAGCTATAACTTAGCTAAAGTTGATACTTATAAATGGTGTACATGGCGAAATGGCATCTTGGTTTTTAGGAATGACCCACTGGATTATGTATTTAAGAAAATAGGTCAAATGTATAATGTTGATATATTAGTGAAAGATACACAAATTGCATCTCAACCTTATCGTGCCACTTTTGAAGGTGAATCTTTAGAAGAAATTCTACGTCTAATGAAAATGACAGCTCCTATTCGCTATAGAAGGACAGAAAGGTTTAAAACAAAAAATGGAGAGTTTAGTAAAGAGAAAATAGAAGTTTATAAACAGAAAATTAATGAATTGTAA